Genomic window (Pyrus communis chromosome 13, drPyrComm1.1, whole genome shotgun sequence):
tatacctttgtagattcctctttgtatttaaacaaaggctaatcacccaaagagagggccttcattccttgcatcttagatctatggatttggatggatgaaaaaggtttctccaaagttcccaaaattgagaacctctaatgattcatcaccaaggcataatgaagaagaaatgagtgaccttggaggagtttgattgctagatgatccctccaaggtggccgaaattttagagagaaaggagagcttgtgttctcatcctttccccaaaaaacaacccttaatgaattttaggctataaagtcctttatatagtctcttcaaataagtgacctaatggaccaaaagccctattcttctaacatggcggggctatagggtttattgggctttcaagccctttgtttatttaagttgtcatacaacttgagttaatgggcttgacattcaaatcacattgggccttgcggcccaaaactaacccgaggtctttaacgaacttattcgtttgattaattaacatattaattaatcctagccttagataaataattaaaccatttaattattcttactcatctccgttgtttcttcaaactctaccttactcggtaaacgatccattaggttccttttagcgaggcagtgggcgattaaaactctttctaatcgattgtgaattgaaacttactttcaattctcctgttagtgataatacacttttagggcttccacaaaccatggttgacgcctagcagcatgtcatggttacccaagctaatcagaagaggtggagaacctattcagttttaggattacaaatgcaatacggtctttctctaatacaatactcttgaccacattgtttggtttgatagtttattcatgtctactatccaatgtgagtcttgtgcttatatgattaccttgaatgtgatttggaacacattcctaaatctcattcatactttggccaaagattcttaatcatatcatagagtattctccctcaaacagtttgaaggttagagatcccttattgcgcattcacttgcctccatggctaagtggcttaaccccaacgatgtcgtggacaccctcctgatggagtgactttgacataatcaaagattaaggacctaaccacaagacaactgtgatgcctcaggtcaaaagactaatttgcattatcccaaccatgagttctcatgtgacatgaatatgagaactcttcgttgatcgtgttcagtgaactcattctctattgagcacctacgtacttgtcttgatgtcacacacaccaatgactcgagactagtcactctccctgagagaagacatagcacgtactgatcttaacgaaCTGTCAATgtccaattgacaatcctatgatcaggaacgtttaggatgtgtcaacgaaagaatggtctcatgaatctaacttctttagatcgcattcttccaatcacatattccttggacttatcgtttaagcatataacatttatatgagacggctcaaacaataatctttgccctttacatttaaactacattagtttaactttgtgaaatgtccgtaaagtatcatcatatgattggttttagggcgcATTTCCAACACCCTTTTCTTCTCTCCACCTTATTTTCCCCTCCATGCATCCATTCTTTTCACCTTCTTTCCTTCCCACCTGTGATCGCTCTCTATCGATTTCACTTTAGATCCGATTTGCTCCCACTTTGTTTCGCCGTATTCAATGGCTTTATCAGAAGATGCGTAGAGCCTCAGGTCTGGTGttcacaccaccaccttccacCTGTGTGTTAGTCTCGGCACTGTTGTCGGTGATTCCACTAACTTCCTCCCCGATTTTATACCATTGGTAGCGGTAGATAGGTTCTGTGTGGAGTTCAATGGAGGACATTGACGTTTGCTTCTCTTTTTGTTGTTGGGGCTTGGTTGGTCTTCATCTCTGGTGTTTGTTGGGTTGCTGGTTCATGGTCGTCGGAGCTTGCTTTGACTACGGCAATGGAACTTAGCGGCTaaggttttcagtttttttctaTGTCTTTCTTTTTCGGGCTCAACCCTTAAGTTGGGCTGTTGTTGTGTTGGcccattttttgtttatgtttagtTGTGAGCTTTTGTTTTGTATGTAAGTCtacattttatcaaaaaaaaaaaaaaaaaaaaaaaaaagcactacAATCAAGTATGAATTTGGTAATAGAATCGCATGAGAGTTAATTTTTGAGCAAATTGAGATTAAGTACTAACTGAGATACTAGTTAGGAAACAGATTTTAAGATTAAATGAAATTAAATCAAAACAGGACCTTTAAAAAATGTTCCAAACTTGTTTTCATACAActaatgtttaaaatatcgatatTGCAAATTTGTAGAAATATTAAGGGATATGTCAAATATCAATATCAATGGAAATGGAAATGATGGacatttaaaatgaaactttaggaATTGTCAAACATTGGTTTGGACGAAATATAagagttttttttaaatttaacaaatgTGTCATAAATATCGACAATATTTTGGCCTAAACTTAAGAGTTTCTCGTGAAGTTTTGACTTCACCCTATTTCCATATCTTTCTCTAACTTTGTGGATATTTTCTTAGAAACATCGACTGTattgaagaaattttaaacACTGCATGCAACCAACCAAGCATGCATCGCTCATATTTATGTACTTGGCCTGGAGTAATTAACTTCCCGTGCCCTCTTCACATTTTCTTCACAGCGTTTCACTTCGATTTCAAAATAGTGATTCCGCCATTAACATCCGTTGACCGTGATGGAGAATTTGGATTACGCTATTTCCCAAGGGATAATACTTGGGTACTCACTAGAGAGTACCCAAATTGCTAACTACTAAATTcaaggaaagagatcctctccagatctcttccatcaaattcatccaatCCCCAAATCcggatccttgaaatttgatttaatggCTACAAAAAGGGgtcccctttaaaagttataataactttaaccattgaatcaaatttcaaaagtctgAATTTgaggattaggtggaagggatccgaagaggatccctttcctaaattcaaaaaatttgtCAAATGAAACACTCCCCAAATGTCTAGTATTCTTGTAACCAAAAACACTATTTCCTCTCTTTTCTTGTATCCAAACATCTATTTTCTCTCTCACCTACCTCCACCATCACCTCCCTCTCCATTCTCCGAAGCCATGACAGCTCCACGCCCTCAAATTTCACCAAACCCATGACAGATTAGATCCATCTTGCTAACCCTACGAAGGATATTTCACccagaagaaaaataatgaaggaGGTTGAAATTATTCGGTAAAATTTAGAGAAAGTTGGTGTTCGGTAATGCCATAGATTCCACGATGGAGATTCCGATGCCGATGACAGGGTGCTGGTATGTGTTCCACGATAAAGAATAGGAGGATTATGGGGCGGCATCGACAGGGAAAGGATGGAGGAGAAGTGAGTTGCGCCGACGGAGGAGACGAGGTTCTCAGAAGGCGTTGGGAAGACGAGGTTTCTGGTGATGAAACCATGGCAGGAGCAAAGCAATGCAAATTGGTTACAAACAAGCTTTGGTACGAACTCGAACACAAAATAATTCAAAGAATTGCAAAATTGAATGTCATGAAAATGTGAAATTTATTGCATACTGTTCAAGAAGACAACGAACACAAAGAACCAAAATCCTAACAAATATTAAACAAACTTGAAACAAAATCCCCTAGGCACCTAAGAACAATAGCTATATGCAATCAGTAGTTGGCATACCAGTACCACATTCACAAGCAGCAAGCAGGGCACCTAATCAACCCGTTTTCGTTGCAATCCTGGCATCTCCTCAGTTCCCCTTCATCCTCATCAAACAGCTTTCGGCTGCCATTACATGTCGGGCACGGTGCAAACCTTGCATCCCCACATCCTTCGCAAACAAACCCGCCATCCCTCACCGGAAACCCCCTCAAAAGCTTCCCCAATTCTCCGGCCTCGTTGAGTTGCTTAACCTCCTCTGCGCCTCCAACATACTTGCCTCTAACAAACACTTGTGGCAGACTCACCACCTTGTCCCCAACCGCGTTTTGCAACTCTTTCCTGTACTCCGAGTCCATTGAAACGTCCCTCTCGTCTACTGCCACTCTAAATCCCCTAAATATCATCCGAACGGCGCAACAATCCTCGTAAGTCTTTCGAATTCCTCTCAATGTGGTGAAGTAGATAACGATTTTATCCTCAGCGCCCGGAAGACAAAAACAAGGATTTGAAAATGGGGAATGTAGCAAAGGTGTACTAGTACAAGTGAATGATCTTACAACATTGCATCGGTTGTTGCTGCTGTCGCCCAACTGTCTAGAGGACAATGCTCTTCTGTAAGTCAAGACCACATTGGGGTCCATTTTCGACAACAACGATTCCTCGGATAAATGCTGCCACAGAGGCTTTGAAttcgacgaagaagaagaaggggctGGCAATGCGTGCTCAACCTTTACTTCCGAGTATTTCGCCGATTCGAAAGAATCAAACGGTCTTCTTGAGTAACTGCAAGAAGTGGCCTTCTCGGGAAAAGCGATGGGGCGGTCATAAATGGGGTGTTTTGCAGAGAAATGGGAGTGGAAATCGGAGTCGTTGAGACCATCCATGAGTTCCCAGGTGTTGATGACGGAGTCGGGGGAGGAGGTGGAGTGTTGTTGGGGGTGGGGGTGATGTTCAGGAGAATCGTGACCGTTGAGATTGAGGAGGGGGTTTAAGGGAGATGGAGGGTCGAGACGGAGGGAGCCGTAGGTGGTGGAGGTGAGGGAGACGAGGTGGTGAGTGTCGCCTTTTCGGAGAGGAGGGTGGTGGACGAGAGGGGCGGAGGAGATTGAGAGAGCTCTTCTGGAGGTGGGGAGAAGTGGGGAGGAATTTGAAGAGTCTTGGAAGGAAGTAGGAGCAATTTGTGAATTCTGTTCTGGGTTTTTGGTTAGAAGGGTGAGGGGTCTTGAAGCAGAgcaccccatctctctctccctctctctgcacagacacagagagagagaaagatagagactttttggtttggtttggtttggtttgtgtCTCGTTTGTTTTCTGAAGGGAATAAGATTGCTTCtagttctagagagagaaagaaaggaggaTTGTGGAGGTGGGTTTGGGagctttgagagagagagagagaggagggttGTGGAGGTGGGTTTGGGagcttttagagagagagagagagagagagagagagagagagagagagagggttgtgGAGGTGGGTTTGGGagcttttagagagagagagagagagagaggaggaggaaagagagagagggagtaaTGTTTTGGTGAGGAAGAGAttcaagaaggagaagaaagggTTTGGGTAATTGAGAAATTGGGTGGGAGAGGGGAAGTTGAATAAATGAATGAAGGCACAAAACGCGGTTCGTTTCTAATTAGGAGGTTTTTATTATGAATTTattgataaataaatattaattttgtaattaaacaAATTTGTTAGGGCGCGCGAGTTGTACTAAATTTGGAATCATTTGAGGCAAAACCTTCGATTAAGGAAATCATTAATTTTGGAAAGTTTCAAGAATCATTTGCAGTAAAGGAACCGGTATGATATGTCGCAGTCTGCATTCATGTGTGCGGATTGACATTTGGATCAATTTCTACGCT
Coding sequences:
- the LOC137713290 gene encoding uncharacterized protein At3g28850-like; the encoded protein is MGCSASRPLTLLTKNPEQNSQIAPTSFQDSSNSSPLLPTSRRALSISSAPLVHHPPLRKGDTHHLVSLTSTTYGSLRLDPPSPLNPLLNLNGHDSPEHHPHPQQHSTSSPDSVINTWELMDGLNDSDFHSHFSAKHPIYDRPIAFPEKATSCSYSRRPFDSFESAKYSEVKVEHALPAPSSSSSNSKPLWQHLSEESLLSKMDPNVVLTYRRALSSRQLGDSSNNRCNVVRSFTCTSTPLLHSPFSNPCFCLPGAEDKIVIYFTTLRGIRKTYEDCCAVRMIFRGFRVAVDERDVSMDSEYRKELQNAVGDKVVSLPQVFVRGKYVGGAEEVKQLNEAGELGKLLRGFPVRDGGFVCEGCGDARFAPCPTCNGSRKLFDEDEGELRRCQDCNENGLIRCPACCL